GTTGCGGTTCTGGGCAGTAGGGCGTGGCCTGGCCACCGCCGGTGGGTGTGAGACCATCAGGGTGGGCTTGACGACCGGGCCCTCGCAACTGAACACGGGCACACAGTCTGTCTGGCTTGGACCTCGCCATGGTCTGTGGAGGAGCACCAGACGGTGCGGTTGGCTGAGAGTGCAACTGTGGGCCTGCGTCTTGGCCTGCCCGACGTTCTGACCTGATGCCATGAACGGAGCACGGCACAGTGTAACGGACAGTACGAGGAGCAGTACGATGGCGAGCTGCTTGGTGGGTCTAATAGGAGGGATGTTGGATCTTGCGCAGAACGATCGTGGATCGTGGGACCAGGTTTAATTCCCGTGGGTGGATAGGATTTCGCACCAGGACAACGGCCATAGAGACGTCGAGACCGTGAGGGAGACGAACCGAACCGATGCTGCCCGGTTGTGGCCGGTTGTCAATTCGCAAGGGGAGCTCCCCATGGTTAGCAAGGTTCGTCCGTTGATACTGACTCCAGAAGAATACTGTGACTCCTGATGCAGATGAGTTAGATCTGATGAGCAGGTTGCCCAGGCTTAGCCTGGTGATGTACGGAGTACAGTGTTGCTCAAACATGCTCACTCTCAGAAAGGGAAATTTAGCCCTACTGCGGCATGGCAATTCCGCTTTGCTGATCTGATCCCATGATTCCCCTTCGCTAGGCTGAGTTTGCTGTTGCTGTCTCGGCATGGCTCCCGTCGATTCACAccaatccatccattcacCCAGCACAGACGGGCCATGTTCCCGAGACTGGCTCCTCGTCAGGAGCACACTAGCCTCAATCCAGTACGCTGTGAGAGAGCGCGCCCATCAGCAGTGCAAAGCATCGGCACAGCACGACCGAAGACCGGGCCGGTAGGCGCAGGGGAGGGAGACCCTTTGATCAATCTGTGCCGTTTGAGAGCTTCTCGACTCCCCGTGCCTCGAGCGTTCGGGAACTGCTGTGGGAACAATCGaaaccaacaccatcagATGAGGTGAGGTGACGCGATGCGACTGGGCAGCACATGACGCTCTAGATGCGACAGAGCCACAGCCAACCAGCTTCATACGCCCTGTCTTGTCTGGCTGTTTCTCCTAGACGAGCAATTGAAGCAACGCCATGCCGAGAAAGGTTGTAAGTGATCATACTGCAGAATGCTTAAACGTGCTCAATTGCATGGAAATTCGGAAATCCGTTGTTCGGAGTGTCGAGAGTCCAGAGTCCGCGGAGACGACAGTCAACGCCACACGGGCACTGGCGACGGCAGATGCAGGGAAGGCGCAGAGGGCGTTCCGTCCTCATAGCGCTGTAAATTTTTAGGCTACAGGGCAGGAGTGCGCTAAAGCGTTCCCGTAGCGGGAAGGAGTAGCGCATATCACGGCTCGCAGCGCCTAAAACACGGCAAGTGATCGGACATTCGGACCTTGGAGGGACCGCCCGTGATTCTGGCATCACCAAACTCAACATGATCCAATACTGCTGCGGTGCATCCCTCTTCTGGCACGGCTGGTTAGGCGTGCTCCAGAGCACCTCAGTGCCCGCAGTCGCTGACGCTACAGGCGGTGTACGCCCTCCGGAGCCCTGTCAAGGGGCAGAGTCAGGCGCTGTCTCGTCGAAGGAGGACCCCTGTGGCTTCGTGCGAGAAGAGACAACTGGAACCTCGTCCACACCAGCCGACCTCAGGTGCCGCTGCTGAGGTTCTGTGCCCGGAGCTGGGCAGATCAGCAGAAGCAAAAAGCTTCTGCCCGGAGGTACCAAGCCCGACTCTCGGCCGATGGAGACGCCGGCTTGCCCCACTGGAAAATTCTCGTTTCTGGTCCCTGAAAGGCATCAGCCGGACATGGCCGGTTGTCACCATGGAACAGCACAGAACGGTTCTGGCGGCTAAACTACGTCTCCCGTCGCGGTTGCACTGTGAGTCGCCGCATACGACACATGGTCCAAACATACGAGACGACATCATCTACTCCAGATTCGACTTGACCAGTAATAGATTGCGCGCCCGGGTTGATGATACGGAGCAAGCTGGCTGGGGTCTGGGGAttgcctcttcctcgccgatTCCGACTTACTACGTAGTACATATTGTTGAGACACTATCCAAGCCCTCTTCACATGCTGGCTTGCAGATGTTCTGCCGTGTGTGTTGGCATGGATGTGAGGTGGCTACCCGGTAATAATGCGAATGGCTGCTTGATCAGCTTGTTCACAGCTGGGCAAAGGGAGTCAAATGGCACATTCAAGCAGCCAAGAGCAACTGTACGGGCATGAACAGCCGCATCAACCACAGCAAATGCTGCAAAGCCGACAAGAAAACGGCAAGGTCCAGTAAGATGCTGACTCTGCTCCCTTGCAAGTCGTCTGAAGCAGGCGCCTCAAACTTGGCATGTCCATCATGTGAGCAACGCCCTTACCCCGGCTTCTTTACATAACCACGTCCGTTTTCAATGGGAGTCATCGAATTGCCGATCATCACGCTCATACTGTATCCTGCTTTGATCTGTCACTTTATCCTGTTCTCGTGAGAACTTCCAGATCCCCCAACGTCCTCGACTCACCTGTGACGGCTTGTTTACAGCCCAGCGCCCAGCCGTCACACACGTCAGGTGGCCGGTCTCAGATTTTGCACCTCCGGTGCCGGCCCCGCCAAACAAGGCCAGACTAAGAGAGCGAAAAACTTCTTCGATGGAAGGCGTATCCACATCATTCATGCCGGTTCCGCTCTGAGCTCATCAGGCAAAACGGTGACCTTCTTACGTCTTTGACGCTGGCCTGGTTCCTTGGCCGTCAGCTGGTCTCCTTGACAAGGCCAGTGCTGAATGGTGCAATCCACTCAAGTCCAGCGCCTTTCCTCCTGCGACTGAGCACAGTGGGGGTACGTTGTGGGGCTCTTTCCTTGGTCACCATGGGATGAAAATTTTTCTTGAGCGTGACGGTGGAATGTGGGAAGGGACGGAGCCGAGTTACCGTACGTTAAGGTGAAGGCGCACGAGCCAATCGCGGTTGGAAGTCGAATGGAAGGCCACACCGCGGCGGGTACGTACCGATCTGCACTGTGCCAGCCCGTCCCGTTTCCTCTCACCTTCTAGGCGAGCACGTCCCTGACCTCGCTTTCCTTGTTGGTCCGTCATCGTTCTGGCTACTTCGACCATACCATCATCGGTCATCGAACGGTGCCATGCCATCCAAAGATCCTGGGAAAAACTCTGAACCTGAATAACCGCCTCCACAGTTTTCCAAGGCACTAACACGGTTGCGGTCGTGCTCTCACGGTGCCTTCGATTTGGAGCTTCGATCTTGTAATAGTCAAGGGGTCTATTACTGGAGCCGAGTCGACACCCAAGACGAGCGTTCCTTGAATCTTGCGGCATGACGACTTGATTGGCCCGTCACCCACGTGGACCTTCTGGAATACACACACACCCTTCCACGTAACGATTCGATCACGGCATCGTGAAGCAGATTTGTTGCATCAGCAAGGTTTGCGGCCAGCGAGGCCTTCCATGGTGAGATAATCTATGTACTACGGAGATCGCTCTCCTATTGTCGTGGAGGTCCAACAACCAACGAGTCACAGACGTCCAACTATACTAGGCATCGCGGTGTGTTACTCTGGTCTCACAACACGTGGCTCGACATTGTTGCCAGTGTCGACTTACAGTTGTAGTTTAATGGCACATGGGCTTCACGTTCTCTACTTCCAGCATTCGAGTCGTGTATGCGAGTCAACTATCCACCCTGGTGAATCACATCACAGTAACATAGCCAATTTGAACACCAACACGACCGGGACCTTGTTGCCACAGCGTCAGTGTTCCAAAGCCACTCAGACCATGAGATCGGGCGCTCAaaccttcttgatgaggcaGATCTCACTCTCATCCCGTCTCAGATACGTAGACCTGGGTGACGTGTTTAGGGTATCCGTTCGCTTGAAGCTTCACCCTCATCCCCACGGATCTCGACAGTTCGGCCACACCAGAATATTCCCTGCTCCATGCCTTAGTCGCGGGTACTCCCACCCGGAAGAAGCACCAGAAGCATCTCCGCCTTTGGCATCGAACGTCTACTGACCCCATCGCGGAGTCAGGTCTGGAGGTTCTGATGTGGTCTAAAGTGGATCTTAACCACCATCTCagcttctttttcttgttcttcgCCACCAGCACCTGAGTCCCACACGCACGCGCACGTTTGCTTGCGCAAGGCCTCCGGCTCTCAACCACTCAACATCAACTCTTCGGATGCCAAGTTCTTGTTGACAGACACAAAGATCGCCAACTACATATGCGGCGCAAGCCATGCCCGAAGCCTCCCTCGGCATAACCCGAATCAAGACGAGCCGCATCTTACATGCTGCAGTTCTCGACAAAACCCTTCACTTTTCAAGGGACCTGGCTGTTTTGCAAGGGTGTGCAACGTAACGCATTGCTCGTTCCTGACGATCCATCGCCAGCCACACAGTGCCTTTCCCGTTACCTAAGAAGCCTCGCAACCTTGGTCGGCCACCACCCTTCATCAACTTTCCACGCCCTTTCACACCCTGTCTCCTGGAAGACCAGATTGGCCGAGTCTGCCTCACACGGCCCTGAGCCACATCTCATCGTGAGAACCCCTTGGGTGTTCGCGACTCAGCCCTGTCACCCTACCCTGGTTCGTCGCCATCTCGGGAACCGCCTCTTTACGATGGTGCAATCATGGACCAAAGCAGCGCAACGTGCCTCCAGGCGTCAGCTCTAGactttggccttggccctCGTTCCTCAATGGCTGGTTCTAGGTCATTACCTGAGCATCAATGGATTTAATCCAAATGAACGACACATTCGCCATCACTTACACCATTGCTGTTAGGCCATCACATCATGGAAACCCGCCCGAGATCGAATTCTCTCGACCAGGCTTGGCACATCGATTTTAGCTGGGGGTCACCCACCACCAATATTGGGTGCACGGGCACTTGCTAACCACACGTCTTTTCATTTTTCTGCTTCTCTAGCTCACAAAAGCGTGGGCCAAGCGCCGGTTTTGAGCCGCATTTGAACTTGGTGCGCGGGCCATTTACGCTATTATTATACCATGGGATCCTCTTTATCAATCACAAGACGGCATGAGACTTTTGGTGGGTTCCTTGAGATTTCTCCCTCAGCTCCGTTCCACCTCACGACAATCCCACGGATGTTTCATCTCCAACCTGTCCCGACACCAAGCGGTTAATGCCGGTGAAGACACGGTGAATGGGAATGAATGGGAATGGAGTCAATTTCGGCGTCCCTTGCCCTGTTTGTTTGGCTGAGAGCAAGGGCTTCTGAGACAAGCTTCGGTAGCGGTCTGAGTAACGGAACGGTAATTGCTACCCGTTCATGATCGAATCTGGCATCAACTGCATTGTTTGGGCTCCAAGAGGGTCCACGGCAAATCTGCAGACGAGATTAAGcccaaggaagaaaaaaCTTGGCTTCAGCACGGTTGTGCCCGAGTCTGCAACGGCGGCGATCGATAGGCATCAGTCGATGAGGCTCTATTTTACATAAACTACCCGCCAAGATCGATCTTCATGGCCCAAACATCTTTGTCAGCGGCGGAGCTCCATGCGAGCTCGCCCAGAGTCTCGAGCTTACCAAGGGGTGCAGAATAGCCGTGAACCGCTTGGCGCTGCATCGGCACACGGCGCCGTAGCGGCCACggagctcctcctcaaaATCGATCGCGACCGTCCTTGTGAGCTCCGGCTCTCACTTGTCCTGCTTAACGGAGCCAAGACCTGGGACGGACACGAAGGTCCTCGGACGTGGCTCACCTGGCACAGTGCTTGCGCTGACCTTGCTTGCCCTTGGTTACGGATCCATACCCTTGCATGCCCTGTCTTCCTCTGCCGACTGTGACCCTTCCAATGCCTGTGCATCATGTGCCTAATTCTCGGCCTGGCTTTGGTAGGCCCTGGTCTCCCTGCTCAATGCGTCCATCTGAACGGCTGTAACCCTGGCCGGCGACGTCCGTGCCAACATGGGCCGTTTCTTGGGATCATCAAGCAAACGGACCATTTCGGCAGACCTGTCATATGGTGCAGCTCCCGATTTCTGCTGCAACACGCCAGTGCTTCAAACGGCGGAGGGCGTGATGTGGAAGCACAAGTCAGCCTGTCATCTCCTGTCCGTCAAGCTGGCTCTTCTCTCGGTGTCAATAAACGATACCCATAGTCTCGGCGACATGTTTATCTTGCCATTGCAATAGAATTACACCATAGTTTGGCCGGCCTTCGCAGTTGGTTCCTTAATTTGAGCACTCATTTTGAGCTTCATTACGAAACTCGTCAGGGTCGAAATAAGCTACCTAAGACAGCAGCCACGTTCTCGTGGGATATGGGTAGGGGTTGCAGGGGTAGCTCTGGGATGGTTACCAAGATCCTGAAGCCTGTTCCCGCTCCTGGTGTCTGGGTTGTTTCGGCTCGCGTGACCGAATCTCGAGTGAGCGACAGCGATTACTTCGGCGACCAGCCAGATGATGCCTTGTGAGGACAGACCAGGTAGCGCCCCTATGAGGGACGAGTGTCGTCGATTCCGTGGTGTCAACTCCGAAAACACCGGTCAGGTGACCGCGGTTGACAGTGTCGTTGATCTCGCAGGCTCAGCAGGATGGCCATAAACTACGTGCATGAGATCTACGAGTTGGGCGGGCACTACTCTCTAGCGACATCTAGAGATAGCACATGCATTATCCAATTACGGAGCTGCCCAGATTCTCAGAGCGCTAGCTGATATCTTTCATCCTCTGCCGAGAGGCTGCCCGGGGATTCCGGGGTTGAAGATAAGTTCCCTTCTGGGGAATGATAAGGCTGCTTGAGATAAGAGCGTGTGGGCTCATGACAGATAGGGCTGCCTGAATGGGCTGTGATAGATAGGCCTGGAAACTGCCGCCTCTGACACAGTGCCAAAAGGCCTGGTATGGGTTTTCTATCCATGTGGGTAAAGTGAAGGAAAAATCTTCACACCGAAACCGGTTTGATGGGTTCacgatggtgttgagtgTTTTCACCAAGTAAGTCCCCCTATCCTGGCTATGCCCCCGACAACCAGCCGAGTGACAATGCACGATACGACAATTTGTTCCTATAGAGGGAAAGTGGACTTCCTACATCACCTACGGCCTTGAATTGCGTGCCTGGTTTCTTTTAAGGTTCTTTGACTCATAGTCGGTGGGCTTGTGGACCCAACTTCGTTCATAATGACACAACTTGGACTCTAAGCGAGGTGTATCGCGATCGAGCGGGTTTCGCCGATGTCGATGAGACGGGAGCTGACATGGTAGAAGCTGGTTGTCATAGTTGTAGGTCTGAGCTTCCGTAGAATGTTACGACATTCGTAAGTGTTGAGATGTTGGACTTGGCTACCCTGAGGCACACAGGTATTTGATAAGAGAAGTGATCGAGTATCTAACATGACGAGGGCTCTAAACATGACTCCATGTATCATTGAAATACTTTGTCTTATGATGAATTGCGTTTTCTCATGATCAAGTCCAATCACTCCATCTCGAACCCTGCCAATACACGTTCCCGTCCTTCTCAAACTGAGGCCCCTCGGCGTCAATGATGTGACCTGACTCGCAGCGAGAATACTCGACTCGAGTTTGCTGTGCGTAAAACTCATCGAAGCGAGGTGATAGAGCATCTCGCAGACTTTCCACGTTGCCCTGAGGATGGAGGGCTGCCCATGGCTGAGAACAGGTCGATCCCTTGCAGGACTTGAGCACGAAAAGAAGGGAATCCAATCTTGGGACGACATCCTTGAGAGGATATCCTAGGATTGTTGCTTGAGAAGCTAGATCTGCTTCATCTGTATGAAGGAGGTTTCTCAGCTGGCCCGGGTCCGTCTGTATAGGTTAGTCACCAGTTCGAGTGGTGGATTCTCGATCACTTACAGTCATGTCATACAACTCCTTCTCGTTGGTGCACCAGACAGAGTAGTAGAGGTTATAGTTCTGTCCAACGACCCGTAAAGCCTTGTAGGTGTTGTTAAAGATTCTCTTGTCTTCGCCACCGTTGAAACCCCATTTGCCCTCACTGATGGCCCAACCCCAATACTCGACGTTGACGTGCTCGCGATTTCGAGGGGTATCTGCGAACTCCGAAGCAGAGATGGGAATTAGGGATCCGTCGAAATCGGCCCTGAGAGGCGCACCGACAAGTGACAAGATTGTAGGTACAAGGTCGACATGTGCTGTGACTGCCTCGGAGATGCCTCCCTTTGGTACACCGGGGCCACGGACGATGAGCGGGATGTTGATGTCCTCCTCGTAGCTACACTCTTTCCCGGGCTGGAGGCGGTGCTGGCTGATGTGATAGCCGTTATCGGTCGTGTAAAAGATGTAAGTGTTGTCCAGAATACCGTGCTGCTCAAGCCTTTCAACTAGACCTTCAACAAGTTCATCCACTGCTTGGAGAGCCTGAAGACGACCCCTGTAATGGCGATCATTAAACTCAACCATCTCATCCGTGAGTTTAGGCTGACGTCTGACCCAGTCTCCCCCCGAAGGCTTGTCGGGGTTGAAGTTTTCCGTCCTCGGGACCTTGGCGTCCGGGAAAAGATGCTCATGTCTCTTTGCGGCTTTGGGGAAGTTCACGCGGAAGAGGTCGTCAGAGATTGGTACGTCGTCGTCTGGCCCCTTGACAGGGTTGAGGATCGTGCTGTTGACGTTGCTGTGTGGTGCGATGGGCGcaatgccgaggaagaatgGTTCGCCAGCTGcgacggcatcgtcgaggaAGCCGTAGGCTTTTCTGGCTACCAGGTCGGTGGAGTATTCGCCGAGATGGTTCTTGGGCTTTTCGTGGTCTCTCTGGAAGGTTGCGTTCCAGTAGTCATACGTGTTGGGATCCAGGAGGAAGTCCTGGTGGTGTTAGCTCAAGGCTTGAGAGGGGCAAATGTTGTTCACTAACCGAGCTATTCCACCCCTTGAGATGAGGACTATCATAGTTCCACACGGTATGG
This Fusarium keratoplasticum isolate Fu6.1 chromosome 6, whole genome shotgun sequence DNA region includes the following protein-coding sequences:
- a CDS encoding Arylsulfatase, with protein sequence MKLKSVQAALALWAVAKAQDSQAPLFGSGPEEKPTRPNIVFVLTDDQDLHMDSLKFTPLIQKHLIDQGTAYKRHFCTTAVCCPSRASLWTGKLAHNTNVTDLNPPYGGFPIFVKNGHNENYLPVWLQNAGYNTFYTGKMFNAHTVWNYDSPHLKGWNSSDFLLDPNTYDYWNATFQRDHEKPKNHLGEYSTDLVARKAYGFLDDAVAAGEPFFLGIAPIAPHSNVNSTILNPVKGPDDDVPISDDLFRVNFPKAAKRHEHLFPDAKVPRTENFNPDKPSGGDWVRRQPKLTDEMVEFNDRHYRGRLQALQAVDELVEGLVERLEQHGILDNTYIFYTTDNGYHISQHRLQPGKECSYEEDINIPLIVRGPGVPKGGISEAVTAHVDLVPTILSLVGAPLRADFDGSLIPISASEFADTPRNREHVNVEYWGWAISEGKWGFNGGEDKRIFNNTYKALRVVGQNYNLYYSVWCTNEKELYDMTTDPGQLRNLLHTDEADLASQATILGYPLKDVVPRLDSLLFVLKSCKGSTCSQPWAALHPQGNVESLRDALSPRFDEFYAQQTRVEYSRCESGHIIDAEGPQFEKDGNVYWQGSRWSDWT